Proteins co-encoded in one Kineosporia corallincola genomic window:
- a CDS encoding SCO1664 family protein, translating into MPAGERVPALSSAVDEPELLKLLAEGEIDVLGRITGASNATLYVSVTLDGAATGAVYKPISGEKPLWDFPSGTLGLRETASYVLSAYSGLDVVPPTVLREGPFGPGSVQLWVDSTTEDDEEPADEPGPGLGGMPQAVEPVMGEPGAGVVDVLPPRALPPDWKRVLVAEDAAGDPVVLAHADDPGLRRMALFDAVANNTDRKGGHILRGPGGRILGVDHGLTFNLDDKLRTVLWGWAGERLGDEAQEVLDRLVTDLSADGELRTALLELLDDDEVDRTARRAAQLLRRGRFPKPPGDWAAIPWPPF; encoded by the coding sequence CTGCCCGCGGGCGAACGGGTACCGGCGCTGAGCTCCGCCGTGGACGAGCCGGAACTGCTCAAGCTGCTGGCCGAGGGCGAGATCGACGTCCTGGGCCGGATCACCGGTGCCAGCAACGCCACCCTCTACGTCTCGGTCACGCTCGACGGGGCCGCCACCGGTGCCGTCTACAAGCCGATCTCGGGCGAGAAGCCGCTGTGGGACTTCCCGTCCGGCACCCTCGGCCTGCGTGAGACCGCCAGTTATGTGCTGTCGGCGTACAGCGGCCTCGACGTCGTCCCCCCGACCGTGTTGCGCGAGGGGCCCTTCGGGCCCGGCAGCGTCCAGTTGTGGGTCGACAGCACAACCGAAGACGACGAGGAGCCCGCGGACGAACCCGGCCCCGGCCTCGGGGGCATGCCGCAGGCCGTGGAGCCGGTGATGGGTGAGCCCGGTGCCGGCGTCGTCGACGTGCTGCCGCCGCGGGCCCTGCCCCCGGACTGGAAACGGGTGCTGGTGGCCGAGGACGCCGCCGGCGACCCGGTGGTGCTGGCCCACGCCGACGACCCGGGCCTGCGCCGGATGGCGCTGTTCGACGCCGTGGCGAACAACACCGACCGCAAGGGCGGCCACATCCTGCGCGGCCCGGGCGGCCGCATTCTCGGCGTCGACCACGGGCTCACCTTCAATCTCGACGACAAGCTGCGCACCGTGCTGTGGGGCTGGGCCGGGGAACGGCTCGGCGACGAGGCGCAGGAGGTGCTCGACCGGCTGGTCACCGACCTGAGCGCCGACGGCGAGCTGCGCACCGCCCTGCTCGAGCTCCTGGACGACGACGAGGTCGACCGCACCGCGCGCCGGGCCGCCCAGCTGCTGCGGCGCGGGCGCTTCCCGAAACCGCCGGGCGACTGGGCCGCGATCCCGTGGCCGCCGTTCTGA
- the mshC gene encoding cysteine--1-D-myo-inosityl 2-amino-2-deoxy-alpha-D-glucopyranoside ligase, translating into MIPWPSPAVPRLPGSGEPVRVFDSSERTLVTTRPEGEARMYVCGITPYDATHIGHASTYVAFDLLHRAWLDAGHEVFYVQNVTDVDDPLLERANATGDDWRALADRETARFKDDMIALGVIAPRVFMTAVESVPLVVEAVQNLVKAGKAYLVPTPDALNPGAQDVYFDVTADRDFGRVAKLPADEARATFAERGGDPDRPGKRNALDPLLWRGARDGEPSWDGETLGAGRPGWHIECASIALEHLGMGFDVQGGGDDLLFPHHEMSASHGQVITGDAPFARHYAHAGMVRLDGEKMSKSRGNLVFVSKLRGAGEDPQVIRLAILAHHYRTSWDWTDANLAAARTRLERWKAALSRQEGPDPEPVLAAVRAAVATDLNAPQALAAVDAWVDEQLTTGGPVEGAPGLVSRTIDALLGVRF; encoded by the coding sequence GTGATCCCCTGGCCTTCTCCCGCTGTTCCCCGTCTGCCCGGCTCCGGCGAACCGGTCCGTGTCTTCGACTCCTCCGAGCGCACGCTGGTCACCACGCGGCCCGAGGGCGAGGCCCGGATGTACGTCTGCGGGATCACCCCGTACGACGCCACCCACATCGGGCACGCCTCCACCTACGTCGCCTTCGACCTGCTGCACCGCGCCTGGCTCGACGCCGGGCACGAGGTGTTCTACGTGCAGAACGTCACCGACGTCGACGACCCCCTGCTGGAGCGCGCGAACGCCACCGGCGACGACTGGCGGGCCCTGGCCGACCGGGAGACCGCCCGTTTCAAGGACGACATGATCGCCCTCGGGGTGATCGCCCCCCGGGTGTTCATGACCGCGGTGGAGTCGGTGCCGCTGGTGGTCGAGGCCGTGCAGAACCTGGTCAAGGCGGGCAAGGCCTACCTGGTGCCCACGCCGGACGCGCTGAACCCGGGCGCGCAGGACGTCTACTTCGACGTCACCGCCGACCGCGACTTCGGCCGGGTGGCCAAGCTGCCCGCCGACGAGGCCCGGGCCACGTTCGCCGAGCGCGGTGGCGACCCGGACCGCCCGGGCAAGCGCAACGCCCTCGACCCGCTGCTGTGGCGGGGGGCCCGCGACGGCGAGCCCTCCTGGGACGGCGAGACGCTGGGCGCCGGCCGCCCGGGCTGGCACATCGAGTGCGCCTCGATCGCCCTGGAGCACCTGGGCATGGGCTTCGACGTGCAGGGCGGCGGCGACGACCTGCTGTTCCCGCACCACGAGATGAGCGCCTCGCACGGCCAGGTGATCACCGGCGACGCCCCGTTCGCCCGGCACTACGCCCACGCCGGCATGGTGCGCCTCGACGGCGAGAAGATGAGCAAGTCACGCGGCAACCTGGTGTTCGTCTCGAAACTGCGCGGTGCGGGCGAGGATCCGCAGGTCATCCGCCTGGCCATCCTGGCCCACCACTACCGCACCAGCTGGGACTGGACCGACGCGAACCTGGCCGCGGCCCGCACCCGGCTGGAGCGCTGGAAGGCCGCCCTGTCCCGGCAGGAGGGGCCCGACCCGGAGCCGGTGCTGGCCGCCGTGCGCGCGGCGGTCGCCACCGACCTGAACGCCCC